A genomic stretch from Chryseobacterium sp. SNU WT5 includes:
- the pdxA gene encoding 4-hydroxythreonine-4-phosphate dehydrogenase PdxA — MSPKQHKIKVGISIGDYNGIGPEIIMKSLKDKAITDFFTPIIFGSGKLFTYQKNIFKLQHNFNYITEVSQAQDDKINMVNLWKDNVNVDLGTPTEESTKMAIESLEAATNALMSGEIDVLVTAPINKEEMMKYGFQHAGHTGYLEEKFGKKGLMFLVTDDLKVAVSTHHIPVANVAENISKDKIKKQIKLLNQCLIEDFCIERPKIAVLGLNPHAGDGGAIGREEIEIIEPAIRELFENGILAFGPFPADSFFQPSKYHNFDAVLAMYHDQGLAPFKTLAYEEGVNYTAGLPFIRTSPDHGVAYDIAGKNIADEQSFSEAIFTGIKIFKNRTEYNDLMNNRMKPRRNSSNNNVEEDLPIDRA; from the coding sequence ATGAGTCCGAAACAGCATAAAATCAAAGTAGGAATTTCTATTGGTGACTACAATGGGATCGGCCCCGAAATCATTATGAAATCTCTAAAGGATAAAGCAATTACTGATTTTTTTACACCAATTATTTTCGGTTCTGGGAAATTGTTTACTTATCAGAAGAACATATTTAAATTGCAGCATAACTTTAATTATATTACTGAAGTTTCTCAAGCTCAAGACGACAAGATCAATATGGTCAATCTTTGGAAAGACAATGTAAACGTTGACTTAGGAACTCCAACCGAGGAATCAACTAAAATGGCGATTGAATCCCTAGAGGCGGCAACAAACGCGCTGATGAGTGGTGAGATTGACGTATTGGTAACTGCACCGATCAACAAAGAGGAAATGATGAAGTATGGTTTTCAACATGCTGGTCATACCGGATATCTGGAAGAGAAATTTGGTAAAAAAGGATTGATGTTTTTGGTAACTGATGATTTAAAGGTTGCTGTTTCTACCCATCATATTCCGGTTGCAAATGTGGCCGAAAATATTTCGAAAGATAAAATTAAAAAACAGATCAAGCTTTTGAATCAATGTTTAATTGAAGATTTTTGTATTGAGAGACCTAAAATCGCAGTCCTTGGATTAAATCCTCATGCTGGTGATGGTGGCGCAATCGGTAGAGAAGAAATTGAAATTATTGAACCTGCGATCCGTGAATTATTTGAGAATGGTATTTTGGCTTTTGGGCCCTTTCCTGCAGACAGTTTTTTTCAGCCCAGTAAATACCACAACTTCGACGCTGTTCTAGCGATGTACCACGATCAAGGTTTGGCACCTTTTAAAACTTTAGCTTATGAAGAAGGAGTGAATTACACCGCTGGCTTACCTTTTATTAGAACTTCACCCGATCATGGAGTAGCGTATGATATAGCCGGAAAAAATATTGCGGATGAACAAAGTTTTAGTGAAGCGATATTTACAGGAATAAAAATCTTTAAAAATAGAACTGAATATAACGATTTGATGAATAATCGCATGAAACCGCGCCGAAACTCCTCTAACAACAATGTTGAGGAAGATTTACCCATCGATCGTGCGTAG
- a CDS encoding riboflavin synthase, producing MFTGIVETTGIVEAIQQNESNIDFTLNCLFTQQLKIDQSLAHNGCCLTVVEINDTNYKVTAIKETLEKTNLGKWNIGTEVNLERCLKFDGRLDGHLVQGHVDKTGIVKNIKDVDGSFLITIAYQETDEYTTVSQGSITVNGISLTVAESGANDFSVAIIPYTWDFTNMKNLKIGDTVNLEFDIIGKYVNKLLKKNAVH from the coding sequence ATGTTTACAGGAATTGTAGAGACAACCGGAATCGTAGAAGCAATACAGCAGAATGAAAGCAATATTGATTTCACACTGAACTGCCTCTTTACCCAACAATTAAAGATCGACCAAAGTCTAGCGCATAACGGCTGCTGTCTTACGGTCGTGGAAATTAATGACACTAATTACAAAGTCACCGCTATCAAGGAAACCTTAGAGAAAACAAATCTTGGAAAGTGGAATATTGGAACAGAAGTGAATTTGGAACGTTGTTTGAAGTTTGATGGGAGATTAGATGGTCATCTTGTTCAAGGCCATGTTGATAAAACAGGAATAGTAAAAAACATAAAAGATGTAGATGGTAGCTTTTTAATAACCATCGCTTATCAGGAAACCGATGAATATACTACAGTTTCGCAAGGTTCAATTACCGTAAATGGAATAAGTCTAACTGTTGCTGAAAGTGGTGCTAACGATTTCTCTGTGGCGATTATTCCTTATACCTGGGACTTCACAAATATGAAAAATTTAAAAATTGGTGATACCGTAAATCTTGAATTCGACATTATTGGAAAATATGTAAATAAATTACTGAAAAAAAATGCCGTTCACTAA
- a CDS encoding sensor histidine kinase produces the protein MPFTKYKGFSLRNRVFWGFLLICFLSITSSSILSYFILRNNATEQSRTDLQKRSESLMSALDYAVSHTQAQTSDLPLILSNEIFEIADINNQDIIIYDLEGKFLISNKDVNLIAMKKIPLEVINRVLKSDRRVDFQTYDDNTDSNVTSSYMLLKNNMLEPIAIVYFPYYHNDSSYVSVFNKYLNYIFIVNIFVIAFGIWLSWIISNNLTKAVTKFSDLINRITLFENNPQPIRYYQNDELNQLVKAYNKMILQIKEQKERLSFKEKEEAWREMAKQVAHEVKNPLTPMKLTIQNFERKFDPADPEIMEKVKRMSKTMVDQIDLVATVANAFSQFAQLPDKNNEQFELNKEIKDIIRIFSDEKIYFHTNRNKIMVEMDKIYLSRIITNLVSNAQQASDDERENIINVDVEQRQKRIVITVEDNGVGIPEELYGRIFEPNFTSKSSGMGLGLTMVRKMVQDYQGEITVKSEIGKGTTFTILLPTNV, from the coding sequence ATGCCGTTCACTAAATACAAAGGTTTTAGTTTAAGAAATAGGGTTTTTTGGGGATTTCTCCTGATATGCTTTCTTAGCATAACCAGCTCCTCTATATTATCTTATTTTATTTTAAGAAATAATGCAACTGAACAAAGTAGAACTGATTTACAAAAGCGATCAGAATCGCTTATGTCCGCTCTTGACTATGCAGTAAGCCATACTCAAGCCCAGACTTCTGACCTCCCTTTAATTTTATCAAATGAGATTTTCGAAATCGCAGATATTAACAATCAAGATATCATTATCTATGATTTAGAAGGAAAGTTTTTAATCTCAAATAAAGACGTGAACCTTATTGCGATGAAAAAAATTCCTTTAGAGGTCATTAACCGCGTTCTTAAAAGCGATCGTAGAGTTGATTTCCAAACCTATGATGACAATACAGATTCCAATGTCACTTCTTCATACATGTTGCTTAAAAACAACATGTTAGAACCTATCGCAATTGTTTATTTTCCGTATTATCATAATGATTCTTCCTATGTAAGTGTCTTCAACAAATATCTTAATTACATTTTCATTGTTAATATATTTGTGATTGCGTTCGGCATTTGGTTAAGTTGGATAATCTCTAATAATCTTACTAAAGCAGTTACTAAATTCTCTGACCTTATCAATCGCATCACCTTATTTGAAAATAACCCACAGCCCATTAGGTATTATCAGAACGATGAACTGAATCAATTGGTGAAAGCTTACAACAAAATGATTTTACAAATCAAAGAGCAGAAAGAACGGCTAAGCTTTAAAGAAAAAGAAGAAGCGTGGCGGGAAATGGCCAAGCAAGTTGCACATGAGGTTAAAAATCCGCTAACACCGATGAAATTGACCATTCAAAATTTTGAAAGAAAATTTGATCCAGCCGATCCGGAAATAATGGAGAAAGTGAAACGAATGAGCAAGACGATGGTTGATCAAATTGACTTGGTTGCTACCGTAGCTAATGCATTCTCTCAGTTTGCACAGCTTCCTGACAAAAACAATGAACAATTCGAACTGAATAAAGAGATTAAAGATATTATCCGCATTTTTAGTGATGAAAAGATTTATTTCCATACGAATAGAAATAAAATAATGGTCGAAATGGATAAGATCTACTTATCACGAATCATTACCAACTTAGTTTCTAATGCACAGCAAGCCAGTGATGACGAGCGTGAAAACATCATTAATGTAGATGTGGAACAAAGGCAAAAAAGAATCGTAATCACTGTTGAAGATAATGGTGTAGGTATTCCAGAAGAACTTTATGGAAGGATTTTTGAGCCTAATTTCACCTCTAAATCAAGCGGTATGGGACTTGGATTAACTATGGTTCGTAAAATGGTTCAAGATTACCAGGGCGAAATTACCGTAAAGTCTGAAATTGGCAAAGGAACAACCTTCACTATTTTATTACCGACAAACGTCTAA
- a CDS encoding tRNA1(Val) (adenine(37)-N6)-methyltransferase translates to MKPFHFKKFSIQQSKEVFRVGTDGVLLGALASIKGCKTILEVGTGTGLISMMLAQRNKEVKILGIDINENAVHLAKENFENTPFHQRLEVVLKDFKFFTATEKIDLIVSNPPYFEINSSEKDDIARQQKELTFENLISKSASLLSHKGILSVIIPAESEDQFIAACKRHGLSLHHKVIIHGILKSKPQRLILEFGFEEREIKTTELTVEKLPRVYTDEYLELTKDFHQFQK, encoded by the coding sequence ATGAAACCTTTTCACTTTAAAAAATTTAGTATTCAGCAATCAAAAGAAGTATTTCGTGTTGGTACAGACGGCGTTTTACTGGGTGCATTGGCGTCCATAAAAGGTTGTAAAACAATTCTTGAAGTAGGGACGGGAACAGGGCTTATTTCAATGATGTTAGCACAAAGAAATAAGGAAGTAAAAATTTTAGGAATCGACATTAACGAAAACGCAGTCCACCTTGCGAAAGAAAATTTTGAAAACACACCATTTCACCAAAGACTAGAAGTTGTTTTAAAGGATTTCAAGTTTTTTACAGCGACTGAGAAGATCGATTTAATTGTTTCAAACCCACCTTATTTCGAAATAAACAGCTCTGAAAAGGATGATATCGCACGACAACAAAAAGAACTTACCTTTGAAAATTTAATTTCAAAGTCTGCATCGTTGTTAAGTCATAAAGGTATTTTATCTGTAATTATTCCTGCTGAATCAGAAGACCAATTTATAGCGGCTTGTAAGCGGCACGGATTATCTCTCCACCACAAAGTTATAATACATGGCATTCTTAAATCAAAACCACAAAGATTGATTTTAGAATTTGGTTTCGAGGAGAGAGAAATAAAAACAACTGAACTCACAGTTGAAAAGTTGCCTAGAGTCTACACCGATGAATATTTGGAACTCACCAAAGATTTCCATCAATTTCAAAAGTAA
- a CDS encoding DUF6759 domain-containing protein, whose protein sequence is MKKLLLLFVFLFSVYSFSQSKYTVAQVEKSTDAQVIANFVKYNPDHPKTPEFKRKLFAVINNDKSPKKQANVAKPTVAPINTKKLEKEVNRDVAKNGTNIKHKRTEDLLNHLFNTDPSSKTAYVQIVNKSKCNLIVKISGRRFYNLDVPANNQNFILLDKGSYTITTSVCDAQYSSTKKIGKDVVITLNAPK, encoded by the coding sequence ATGAAAAAACTACTCTTATTATTTGTTTTCCTTTTCTCGGTTTATTCATTTTCTCAATCAAAATATACCGTTGCTCAGGTTGAAAAAAGCACAGATGCCCAGGTTATTGCAAATTTTGTTAAATATAACCCAGATCATCCGAAAACTCCTGAATTTAAAAGAAAACTCTTTGCGGTGATTAATAATGATAAATCGCCCAAAAAACAGGCAAATGTTGCTAAACCAACAGTTGCACCAATTAATACCAAGAAACTGGAGAAGGAAGTAAATCGGGATGTAGCGAAAAACGGAACCAATATAAAACATAAACGTACAGAAGATCTGCTCAACCATCTTTTTAATACCGATCCTAGTAGCAAGACTGCTTACGTACAAATTGTTAATAAATCAAAATGCAATTTAATTGTTAAAATCAGCGGAAGAAGATTTTATAATTTAGACGTTCCAGCTAATAATCAGAATTTTATTTTACTGGATAAAGGGAGCTATACCATAACGACTTCTGTTTGTGATGCACAATATTCCTCTACAAAAAAGATAGGAAAAGATGTTGTGATCACCTTAAATGCACCTAAGTAA
- the tsf gene encoding translation elongation factor Ts, with protein sequence MYTPVAADVAKLRNITGAGMMDCKKALVEAEGDFDKAIDNLRKKGQKVAANRADRDSHEGAVIAKLNEDSTMGAIIALNCETDFVAKNDAFVEIAHELAQQAVAYASKEEFLASDFHGMTVAEKLIEQTGVIGEKIEIGSFERIEGPFLGAYIHAGNKIAAITSLSEQVDGAAEVAKSVSMQVAAMNPIALDETMVSQETIDKELEIERELLTKEGKPANIIDNILKGKMQRFYKDNTLVHQSFIKDSSVSVADYVKSVNNDLKVLGFVRVSLT encoded by the coding sequence ATGTATACACCAGTTGCTGCAGATGTGGCTAAATTAAGAAACATTACAGGCGCAGGAATGATGGACTGCAAAAAAGCATTAGTTGAAGCAGAAGGAGATTTCGACAAAGCAATTGATAACCTAAGAAAAAAAGGACAAAAGGTTGCGGCTAACAGAGCTGATAGAGATTCTCACGAAGGTGCTGTAATTGCAAAATTGAATGAAGATAGCACGATGGGAGCGATCATTGCTTTGAATTGTGAAACAGATTTCGTTGCAAAAAATGATGCTTTTGTAGAAATTGCGCACGAACTAGCACAACAAGCTGTTGCTTATGCAAGCAAAGAAGAATTTTTGGCTTCAGATTTCCACGGAATGACTGTTGCAGAAAAATTAATCGAGCAAACAGGTGTAATCGGTGAGAAAATTGAAATCGGTTCTTTCGAAAGAATTGAAGGTCCTTTTTTAGGAGCTTACATTCACGCAGGAAATAAAATCGCAGCCATTACTTCTCTTTCTGAGCAGGTTGATGGTGCGGCGGAAGTTGCAAAATCTGTTTCTATGCAAGTTGCAGCAATGAATCCTATTGCTTTGGATGAAACTATGGTTTCTCAAGAGACGATCGATAAAGAATTAGAAATCGAAAGAGAATTATTAACTAAAGAAGGAAAACCTGCAAATATTATCGATAATATCCTTAAAGGTAAAATGCAGAGATTCTACAAGGACAACACTTTGGTACACCAATCTTTCATTAAAGATTCAAGTGTTTCAGTTGCTGATTATGTAAAATCAGTAAACAATGATTTAAAAGTATTAGGATTTGTAAGAGTAAGTCTTACTTAA
- the fmt gene encoding methionyl-tRNA formyltransferase, producing the protein MKSLKVLFFGTPEFAKTSLQAIHESSHEVVGVVTVADKASGRGQKINQSAVKIFATENNLPVFQPEKLRNTDFLEEIAQLNADVFVVVAFRMMPKVLFEMPELGTFNLHASLLPDYRGAAPINYAVINGEKKTGATTFFINEKIDEGNILLQDEIEISADENAGELHDRLMEMGAKLVVKTLDGLAENSITEKAQPEVLHPKNAFKIFKEDTRINWTQDSETVRNFIRGMSPYPAAFTTVKIGEEEKVLKIYKGKVEMVSHQNSPGVLEINKNEFKIFTNDGCYFPLEVQLEGKKRMSVKDFLNGFQQYDQISQL; encoded by the coding sequence ATGAAATCATTAAAAGTCCTTTTCTTCGGAACTCCTGAATTTGCAAAAACATCACTACAAGCGATACACGAATCTTCACATGAAGTAGTGGGCGTCGTAACCGTTGCCGATAAAGCAAGTGGGAGAGGACAGAAAATTAATCAGTCTGCAGTAAAGATCTTTGCGACCGAAAATAATTTACCTGTTTTCCAACCAGAGAAATTACGAAATACAGACTTTCTAGAAGAGATAGCGCAATTAAATGCTGATGTTTTTGTGGTGGTAGCTTTCAGAATGATGCCTAAAGTTTTATTTGAAATGCCAGAACTTGGTACTTTCAACCTGCATGCATCTTTACTACCGGATTATCGTGGTGCGGCACCCATTAATTATGCGGTAATCAATGGAGAGAAAAAAACAGGTGCCACTACTTTTTTTATCAATGAAAAAATTGATGAAGGAAATATTCTTTTACAAGATGAAATTGAAATTTCAGCCGACGAAAATGCTGGAGAATTACATGATCGTTTAATGGAAATGGGTGCAAAATTAGTGGTTAAAACCCTCGATGGATTAGCGGAGAATTCGATTACAGAAAAGGCCCAACCGGAAGTTTTACATCCGAAGAACGCTTTTAAAATATTCAAAGAAGATACTCGAATTAACTGGACTCAAGATTCAGAAACCGTTCGTAATTTTATACGCGGAATGTCCCCTTATCCAGCCGCATTTACAACCGTAAAAATTGGTGAAGAAGAGAAAGTTTTAAAAATATACAAAGGGAAAGTTGAGATGGTGTCGCATCAAAATTCGCCTGGCGTTTTAGAAATTAATAAGAATGAATTCAAAATTTTCACCAACGATGGTTGTTATTTCCCTTTAGAAGTACAATTAGAAGGGAAGAAAAGGATGAGTGTAAAAGATTTTTTAAATGGATTCCAACAGTATGATCAAATATCCCAATTGTAA
- a CDS encoding ATP-dependent DNA helicase RecQ: MISSQDFSILKKQTLKHFWGYDEFRDAQEEIVNVIIEGKDAVVLLPTGGGKSLCYQLPALILEGTCIVVSPLLALMKDQVFQMKNRGIEAEYLSAELDDFEAEIIFNRCKDGLTKLLYVSPERLTNRFFLQNIEEIQVSFIAVDEAHCISEWGQDFRPSYQHIKGFRELLHRIPCVALTATATPKVLVEIQSKLNLKNPEIFQKTFRRENIKIVSDQIADKYERIKNLLTYNNASGIIYVRTRKEAEELCSYLHRNQINNVDFFHAGIPFKEKNAKQQRWINSPNQVLISTNAFGMGIDKENVRFIIHFSPAASIENYYQEIGRAGRDGKESYAFLLWNEQELKNFDQLLSYQIPSKAEFKNIVSYLYSTFQVAENDLPENVFQLHIQRIQAFTKSSLAKIRNVLNFLHHQEIILYNTQNALSSIELKISPEEIDLLPRKDAYFIELLLRNISGFATHKVMFSEKNFSNKIQSDQHLVKERLRELQKKGHFDYIDGALSSVKFLKHRDHRATEGKYWNLFLQIQKNKIQKWEEMKFFVQNNDFCKMKLVLSYFGEKNVRNCGQCSVCEKQKENVFGRDISAQILELLKNSPANVEEITIRLNYFSKENILENLIHLLDAGKVKMLNFRTYAYNHD; this comes from the coding sequence ATGATCTCTTCTCAAGATTTTTCAATTTTAAAAAAGCAGACCCTAAAACATTTTTGGGGTTATGACGAGTTTAGAGATGCACAAGAAGAAATCGTTAACGTTATTATAGAGGGGAAAGATGCAGTGGTTTTGTTACCAACAGGGGGAGGAAAATCTTTATGTTACCAACTTCCCGCTCTCATTCTGGAAGGAACATGCATCGTAGTTTCACCACTTTTAGCTTTAATGAAAGATCAGGTTTTCCAGATGAAAAACCGAGGTATAGAAGCAGAATATCTTTCTGCAGAATTAGATGATTTTGAAGCAGAAATTATCTTCAACCGGTGCAAAGATGGATTGACGAAATTACTTTATGTATCACCAGAACGACTTACGAACCGATTTTTTTTACAAAATATAGAAGAGATCCAGGTGTCATTTATTGCGGTTGATGAAGCGCATTGTATTTCGGAGTGGGGACAGGACTTTCGACCAAGTTACCAACATATTAAAGGGTTTAGAGAATTATTGCATAGAATTCCATGTGTAGCGCTTACGGCGACTGCTACCCCAAAGGTTTTAGTTGAAATTCAGTCAAAACTAAATTTAAAAAATCCCGAAATTTTTCAAAAGACATTTAGAAGGGAGAATATAAAAATTGTTTCTGATCAGATTGCCGATAAGTATGAGAGAATAAAGAATCTACTCACTTATAATAATGCATCCGGAATTATTTATGTAAGGACGAGAAAGGAAGCGGAAGAATTATGCAGTTATCTGCACAGAAATCAAATTAACAATGTAGATTTTTTTCACGCTGGGATTCCTTTTAAAGAGAAAAATGCCAAGCAACAACGCTGGATCAACAGTCCAAATCAAGTCTTGATCTCTACCAATGCTTTTGGGATGGGAATTGATAAAGAGAATGTTCGTTTTATTATCCATTTTTCACCAGCAGCATCTATTGAGAATTATTATCAGGAAATTGGAAGAGCAGGCCGAGATGGTAAAGAATCCTATGCGTTTTTACTGTGGAATGAACAGGAACTTAAAAATTTCGATCAGCTTTTATCCTATCAAATACCTTCTAAAGCAGAATTTAAAAATATAGTTTCCTATCTATATTCTACTTTTCAAGTCGCAGAAAATGATTTACCGGAAAATGTTTTTCAACTGCATATTCAGCGTATTCAGGCTTTTACCAAAAGTTCGCTGGCAAAGATTAGAAATGTACTCAATTTTCTGCACCATCAAGAAATAATTTTATACAATACGCAAAATGCATTATCATCTATAGAATTAAAAATTTCTCCAGAGGAAATAGATCTGCTCCCACGAAAAGATGCTTATTTCATTGAATTATTATTGCGGAATATTTCTGGTTTTGCAACGCATAAAGTGATGTTTAGCGAGAAGAATTTTAGCAATAAAATCCAGTCTGATCAGCATTTGGTTAAAGAACGATTACGAGAACTTCAAAAGAAAGGACATTTTGATTATATCGATGGTGCTTTGTCGAGTGTTAAATTTTTGAAACATCGAGACCATCGTGCAACCGAAGGGAAATATTGGAATCTCTTTCTACAGATTCAGAAAAATAAAATTCAGAAATGGGAAGAAATGAAATTCTTTGTACAAAATAATGATTTTTGCAAAATGAAACTCGTCTTGTCCTACTTTGGTGAAAAAAATGTCAGGAATTGTGGGCAATGTTCGGTCTGTGAAAAGCAAAAAGAAAATGTTTTCGGACGCGATATTTCTGCACAGATTTTAGAACTTTTGAAAAATTCCCCAGCTAATGTGGAAGAGATTACGATACGGTTAAATTATTTTTCGAAAGAAAATATTTTAGAGAATCTCATTCATCTTTTAGATGCTGGAAAAGTGAAAATGCTTAATTTCCGGACCTATGCCTACAATCATGATTAA
- a CDS encoding OmpA family protein, translated as MKLHLTSIALALVLPASVFAQDTISTSTGNYPNSYTSGSANVSPFTQESKRFNDWAISAGAGVPLMQSSDLTSIKGYGAGKNLYGWSAYLSVDKAINHTFGLKLQYDKGESRQGFVNTKDHVAATAGDGARTQYDAISLLGDINFSNLMRRVDNNSPFRWALHGYAGVGTLAYRAYRQDQGPTYNQALITEVKPFNFGSLFGQAGAGLKFRATKSLDFEARGMYIYTGDDTFDGARSTSVNDNVSDNLINVTLGATLNLGKHESHLFWHDPLQEMYWKLDVLDNKNQDVEVCKKGDADNDGVCDDWDRQLDTPAGARVDGAGVALDTDLDGVIDLYDKCVTVPGTIENNGCPTGGSAIVSDNTRTLEGIEFDLNSDRILPSNTPILSNAVSYINSSDGSYNVIGGTDTRGTADYNQKLSERRANNVKNYLIQNGANSGKLNAIGRGESSLKYPECDPATKCPEWKNRANRRVYFEGK; from the coding sequence ATGAAACTACATTTAACAAGTATTGCGTTGGCTTTAGTACTACCTGCTTCTGTTTTTGCACAGGATACTATATCAACCTCTACAGGGAATTACCCCAACAGTTATACGTCAGGTTCTGCAAATGTTTCACCGTTTACTCAAGAATCTAAAAGATTTAATGATTGGGCTATTTCTGCTGGAGCAGGAGTGCCATTAATGCAATCATCAGATTTAACCTCTATTAAAGGTTATGGTGCAGGAAAAAATTTATATGGCTGGTCTGCTTATTTAAGTGTAGACAAAGCGATAAATCATACTTTTGGTTTAAAACTTCAGTATGACAAAGGAGAATCAAGACAAGGTTTTGTAAATACTAAAGATCATGTAGCTGCTACAGCAGGTGATGGTGCAAGAACGCAATATGATGCGATTTCTCTTTTAGGAGATATTAACTTTTCTAATCTAATGAGAAGAGTAGATAATAATTCCCCTTTTAGATGGGCACTTCATGGTTATGCAGGTGTTGGTACTTTAGCTTATAGAGCTTATAGACAAGATCAAGGTCCGACATACAATCAAGCTTTAATAACTGAAGTTAAACCTTTCAATTTTGGAAGTTTATTTGGACAGGCTGGTGCGGGACTTAAATTCCGTGCGACAAAATCATTGGATTTTGAAGCAAGAGGTATGTATATCTATACAGGTGATGACACCTTTGATGGTGCAAGAAGTACTTCAGTTAATGATAATGTTTCTGACAACTTAATTAATGTCACTTTAGGTGCAACATTAAATTTAGGAAAACATGAATCTCACTTATTCTGGCACGATCCTCTTCAGGAAATGTATTGGAAATTAGACGTTTTGGACAATAAAAATCAGGATGTTGAAGTGTGTAAAAAAGGAGATGCCGATAACGATGGTGTTTGCGATGATTGGGACAGACAATTAGATACTCCTGCTGGAGCAAGAGTTGATGGAGCTGGTGTTGCCCTTGATACAGATTTGGACGGTGTAATTGATTTATATGACAAATGTGTAACTGTGCCTGGTACTATCGAAAATAACGGTTGTCCAACCGGTGGATCTGCGATCGTTTCAGATAATACAAGAACTTTAGAAGGAATCGAATTTGATTTGAATTCTGACAGAATTTTACCATCAAATACTCCGATACTTAGTAACGCTGTTAGCTACATTAATTCTTCAGATGGTTCTTACAATGTTATAGGTGGTACTGATACTAGAGGTACCGCAGATTACAATCAGAAATTATCAGAAAGAAGAGCAAATAATGTTAAAAACTATTTAATCCAAAATGGTGCAAACTCAGGTAAACTGAATGCGATAGGAAGAGGGGAATCAAGCCTTAAATATCCAGAATGTGATCCAGCTACTAAATGTCCAGAATGGAAAAATAGAGCCAACAGAAGAGTTTACTTCGAAGGAAAATAA
- a CDS encoding OmpA family protein, with product MKLNLLWALALPLLSWAQQSPISDGSNIEAYSSRSGKVTKFDNASRLFKDWSVSVGGGGTFMHAADVNSFYDGKVNFGWNAYASLDKQITHTFGMSFQYQMGKTNQKALLPGAAGVAAGVATAWTKYRQISILGDINLSNLLRRVDNNSTYRWALHGYGGVGLQGYDTLLLDNDMSRYSISPRRIPVQIEQELRFDTFFFQLGTGLKYNLSKLIDVEARAMYIISGDDSFDGGGFGKNGIPRYNAIVHGHSDNLFSVNLGLSFKLGNHDTHLTWVDPLRDINNRINILTNQKTDLVVCENGDLDDDGVCDDWDRQLDTPRGARVDGAGIALDMDLDGVADLYDKCVTVPGPVENDGCPTNVNK from the coding sequence ATGAAATTAAATTTATTATGGGCATTAGCACTGCCTCTATTGTCTTGGGCTCAGCAGAGTCCAATATCAGATGGTTCTAATATAGAAGCTTATTCTTCTAGATCTGGAAAGGTTACTAAGTTCGATAACGCATCAAGACTATTTAAAGACTGGTCAGTGTCCGTAGGTGGTGGAGGTACTTTTATGCATGCTGCAGACGTTAATTCTTTTTATGATGGAAAAGTAAATTTTGGGTGGAATGCCTATGCAAGTTTAGACAAACAGATCACGCACACTTTTGGGATGAGCTTTCAATACCAAATGGGTAAAACTAATCAGAAAGCATTGCTGCCTGGTGCCGCTGGCGTTGCTGCAGGTGTGGCTACTGCATGGACTAAATATCGACAGATTTCTATCTTGGGCGATATTAATTTATCAAACCTATTGAGAAGGGTAGACAATAATTCTACTTATCGGTGGGCATTACACGGGTATGGTGGGGTAGGTCTGCAAGGATATGATACCTTGTTATTAGATAATGATATGTCTAGGTACAGTATAAGCCCACGAAGAATACCCGTTCAAATTGAACAGGAATTGCGTTTTGATACCTTCTTTTTTCAATTAGGAACAGGTTTAAAGTATAATCTATCCAAATTGATTGATGTAGAAGCGAGAGCAATGTATATAATTAGTGGTGATGACTCATTTGATGGAGGTGGCTTTGGAAAAAATGGAATTCCTCGCTATAATGCAATCGTTCATGGTCATTCGGATAACTTATTTTCAGTGAATTTAGGTTTATCGTTCAAATTAGGAAATCATGATACGCATTTAACTTGGGTGGATCCTTTAAGAGATATTAACAATAGAATCAATATTTTGACCAATCAAAAAACTGATTTGGTTGTGTGTGAAAATGGCGATTTAGACGATGATGGAGTATGTGACGATTGGGACAGACAACTTGATACTCCTCGTGGTGCAAGGGTAGATGGCGCGGGAATTGCATTAGATATGGATCTTGACGGTGTTGCAGATCTTTATGATAAATGTGTAACAGTACCTGGGCCAGTAGAAAATGATGGTTGCCCTACAAACGTTAATAAATAA